A segment of the SAR324 cluster bacterium genome:
CGGGACCTATCTCTCAAAATCATTATCCTCCTGAGAACCATAGGTGAACCAGGTCTGGCAGGTTCCATCCACTGAAACCATACAAGGTCCGTAAGGGGAATTGGGGGTGCAGACATTGCCGAACAGCTTGCATTCCGTGGGGATGATTTCCCCCAGAATAACGCGATGGCATTGACAGGCAGGATGCCGTGCTCTGGGCGGATAAGGCGGGTTTCCGTCCAGATGTTTTCTGGCGTCCACATGGTCATACTCCGGCCTCAGCGTATAAGCGGTGTCGTCCACGATATCAATCCCTCGCCAAATGCCGGGTTTTCGTACAAAAACCTTGTCCAGAATGGCGAGCGCTCTGGTGTTTCCATATTCCTGCACCGCTCTTGGAAACGCGTTGATAATCTTTGCGTCTTTGTTTCGAATCAATAGCAACAACTCCAGAATTCCGGCCAGAAGATCAACAGGCTCAAACCCTGTCACCGTACAAGGCAGATTGAATTCCGGAATCATGAAATCATACGCATGAATTCCCGTGATGGTGGCGGCATGACCGGGCAATAAAAATCCCTGCAATGAATCATCATGCACTTCCATCAGCAGTTTCATGACAGGCGGTAAATAGCGATTGGCGATCAGGAAATATAAATTTTCAGGCACACCCCGCTGGATCAAGGCCGCGACTCCGGCGGCTGTGGTTTCAAAGCCTACCGAAAAAAAGACAAATGTTTGTGAGGGATTTTCCCGGGCCATCGTTACCGCGTCGAATGGACTATACACCATCTTCACGCTTCCGCCATCTCTGCGGGCCGCTTCCAGGGAGGTCTTTGTGGCAGGCACCCGGATCATGTCTCCGAAGGTCAGAACGGTGGTATTGGGCGCATGAGACAGGGTGATGGCCCGGTCAATGTCTTCTACGGGACAAATACAGACAGGGCATCCAGGCCCGGCCACGATGTGAACATTGGCGGGAAGCAGTTGTCGGATTCCGTAACGGACGATCTCATGTTCATGTGTTCCACAAACATGCATGATTTTTACCGTGGACATTCCGGAACTCACTTGCCTGATTTGATCAGCCAGGCCGGAAACTAGTTCTTTGCTTTTGTAAAGTTGCGGGTCCATTGTCATGATCATAACTCACGTACCGTGTACGAATTTTGCGGTTGAGAGATTGGCATCTTTCAAAAAGAATGAATTTTAGTTTACAGTTTGCCCTTCAATGTCATACCTGCGAAGGCAGGTATCCAGTCCGTTGCCCGTGAAATGGACTGGATTCTCTCCTGTGCGGGAACGACAGCAAAGTGTCAACTACTTTTGAAAGGTGCCGAGGGATTTCTATTGAATTCTCATTCCTGCGAAGGCAGGAATCCAGTCACAACGATGAGAGCGACTCATATAAGTCCTCCCATTGAGGATTATGTTCTTCAATGAGCCTTATTTTCCAAAGTCGTTTCCATTTTTAAACTATTTCTCTCTTTGTATGGCAGCATTAATATCTGATGTTGACTCATAATAGACTAAACGGTGAACTTTGTATTTACTGGTAAATCCTTTGATTTTGCTGGCAAGAATATAAACAAAGTACGTCTTCATAACGATTGGGCTGGATTCCTGCCTTCGCAGGAATGACATAAAACATGATATTTCACAGGATTGGCGAGATTCATACACGCAAGATGAGATA
Coding sequences within it:
- the hypD gene encoding hydrogenase formation protein HypD, whose protein sequence is MTMDPQLYKSKELVSGLADQIRQVSSGMSTVKIMHVCGTHEHEIVRYGIRQLLPANVHIVAGPGCPVCICPVEDIDRAITLSHAPNTTVLTFGDMIRVPATKTSLEAARRDGGSVKMVYSPFDAVTMARENPSQTFVFFSVGFETTAAGVAALIQRGVPENLYFLIANRYLPPVMKLLMEVHDDSLQGFLLPGHAATITGIHAYDFMIPEFNLPCTVTGFEPVDLLAGILELLLLIRNKDAKIINAFPRAVQEYGNTRALAILDKVFVRKPGIWRGIDIVDDTAYTLRPEYDHVDARKHLDGNPPYPPRARHPACQCHRVILGEIIPTECKLFGNVCTPNSPYGPCMVSVDGTCQTWFTYGSQEDNDFER